The sequence GTATGCGATCGTCGACCGTGAGGACGATCTTCGTATCGGGGTCAAATCCACCGCCATCCTGTTCGGCCGCCACGACCGTCTCATCATCGGCCTGATCCAGCTGGCGATGCTGGCGGTGCTGGCCTGGGTCGGTCGCCTGGCGGGGCTGGGGGAGGGGTATTGGGCCGGTCTGCTGGCGGCGGCCGGCTTCATGGCCTACCAGCAGTGGCTCATCCGTGAGCGCGACCCTGGGCGCTGTTTCCAGGCGTTCCTCAACAACAATTGGCTGGGGGCGGTGGTGTTTCTGGGGATTCTGCTGGATTATCTGTGACGTGCGCTCAGGTGACGGTAGTGGTGCCAGCAGTAACCGACGCTGGCGGCGATGGTGGTCAGCAGACTGCCGGTGAGAACGAGTTCGACGCTGGACATGACTCATACCTCCGCTGTGTGATCGTTTCGGGGTAAGCATGGTTCAAGGCGCCCCCGGCGTCTGTGACCGGACTCACGCTTCGCCGCTCAGGCCCGCGCGATCACCCAAACCGAAACTTCGATCACACCGGCGCGTTTCAGGGTGAGGGCGATTTCGGCCACGGTGGCGCCGGTGGTCATGACGTCGTCGATCAGGGCGACGTGGCGGCCACGGACGGCCGGATCAGCTGCGAAGGCCCCGCGCAGATTGCGCCGCCGGTCGCGGGCGCTGAGGCCCTGCTGGGGCGGGGTGAGGCGGATCCGCCGGCACAGGCCGGGCTGCAGAGGGATTTCCAGGCGCTGGCCGACCACCCGGGCGATCTCCAAGCTCTGATTGAAACCGCGCTGGCGCAGGCGGCGGGGGTGCAGCGGCACCGGCACCAGGCGATCGGGGCGGGGGGCGCTGTCGAGCCGCCGCGCCAGGCATTCCCCGAACAGGCGCAGCGGCGGCCGCAGGCCACGGTATTTGGCGGCGGTCATCAGGTGGTCCACCGGCGGCTGGTAGTGCCACAGGGCGACGGTGCGTTCGAACGGAGGCGGCCGCCGCAGGCAGGCCCCGCAGGCCGGCGCGGCGGTGGGAAGGGGCCGGGCGCAGACGGGGCAGGGGTGTTCGATCCAAGGCAGCTCGGCTTCACAGGCAAGGCACAGATCCAGCGGCTTCCGTCCCGGCCCGCCGCAAAGAAGACAGCGGGGCGGCAGGAGATGGAACTGGATCGCTTTCAGCCAATGGTAAACTTTCATTCGTTCTTTCCAGTTGACAGCCGCGGAGGGTGCGCTAACATCGCCTTCCAAGTCTAATGCGTTCCCGGAGGATAGGATGGCGATGTCCGCAGCTGAACTGGCCCCGCAGGATGACCTGCGCCATGACTGGTCCCGGGAGGAAATCCTGGCGCTGTTCGACGAGCCTTTCAACGACCTGCTGTTCCAGGCCCAGACGGTGCATCGGCGTCACTTCGACCCCAACGAAGTCCAGGTCAGCACCCTGCTGTCGATCAAGACCGGTGGTTGCCCGGAGGACTGCGCTTACTGCCCCCAGAGCGGCCGTTACGAGACCGGGCTGGAACGCGAATCTCTGCTGCCGCTCGACGCCGTGGTCGAGGCCGCCCGGGCCGCCAAGGCCAAAGGGGCGACCCGCTTCTGCATGGGGGCGGCCTGGCGCGCCCCCAAGGACCGCGACATCGAGCAGGTGGCGGAAATGGTGGCGCAGGTCAAGTCCCTGGGGCTGGAGACCTGCATGACCCTGGGGATGTTGACCGCAGACCAGGCCCGCAGGTTGCGCCAGGCAGGCCTCGACTACTACAACCACAACCTCGACACCTCGCCGGAATACTATCCGCAGATCATCAGCACCCGCACCTACGAAGACCGTCTGCGTACCCTCGAACACGTGCGCGAGGCGGGGATGGCGGTGTGCTGCGGCGGCATCGTCGGCATGGGGGAGGACCGCGAGGACCGCGCCGGCCTGCTGCAACAGCTGGCCAATCTGCCGAAACATCCCGAGAGCGTGCCCATCAATTTGCTGGTCCAGGTGGAGGGAACCCCGCTGCACGGCCGGGAAGCCCTCGATCCCATCGAATTCGTGCGCACCGTCGCCGTGGCCCGCATCCTCATGCCTGCATCGCGGGTGCGGCTGTCGGCCGGACGCGGCGACATGAGCGACGAGATGCAGGCGCTGTGCTTCCTCGCCGGGGCCAATTCGGTGTTCTACGGCGAGAAGCTGCTGACCACCGACAATCCCGAGGCCGACGCCGACCGCCGCCTGTTCGAACGTCTGGGGTTGAAATTCTCCGGTGCGTGTCACTGAGCTGAGCGCCGCCCTGGCGGCGCGCCGTGCCGCCGGACTTTACCGTCACCGCCATGTGCTCGACAGCCCCCAGGGGGCGGAGGTGGTGGTGGACGGCCGCCGGGTGGTCAACTTCTGCAGCAACGATTATCTGGGTCTGGCCAACCATCCCAAGGTGGTCGCCGCCTGGCGGCGGGGGGCGGAAGTCTATGGTGTCGGCAGCGGCGCTTCCCATCTAGTCTGTGGTCACCTGCGTCCCCATCACGCCCTGGAGGAGGAGTTGGCGGCCTTCACCGGCCGTGACCGCGCTCTGCTGTTTTCCACCGGCTATCAGGCCAACCTCGGCGTCATCGGTGCGTTGGTGGCGCGCGGCGGGCGGGTGTTCGAGGACCGTCTCAATCACGCCTCGCTGCTGGACGGTGCCCGTCTCGCCGGAGCACGGCTGCGCCGCTATCCTCACGGGGATCTTAAGGTGCTGGAACGCTGGCTGGCGCGGGGGGAGGAAGCGCTGATCGCCACCGACGCGGTTTTCAGCATGGACGGCGATCTGGCGCCCTTGCCACAGCTGGCGGAACTGGCCCGCCGCCACGATGCCTGGTTCCACGTGGACGACGCCCACGGCTTCGGGGTTCTGGGGAAGACGGGGGCCGGAACCCTGTCCCATTTCGGCCTGGGGCAGAAACAGGTGCCCATTCTGATGGCGACCCTGGGAAAGGCCCTGGGGGTGTTCGGCGCTTTCGTCGCCGGCAGCGGCGATCTGATCGAATGGCTGCTCCAGAGCGCCCGCACCTACATTTACACCACCGCCCTGCCGCCGGCCCTGGCGGAGGCGGCGCGGGCGGCCCTGCGGCTGGTGCGGGACGAGGATTGGCGCCGTCGGCATCTGCAAGCCCTGATCGCCCGTTTCCGCCGCGGCGCAGAGCAGCTCGGTCTGCCGCTGCTGACGTCGCCGACTCCGATCCAGCCGCTCGTCGTCGGCGACAACGAGCGGGCGCTGCGCTGGAGCCGGTGGCTGCTGGAACGGGGATACTGGGTGGCGCCAATCCGCCCGCCCACGGTGCCGGCCGGGAGCGCACGGCTGCGGATTACCCTCAGCGCCGCCCACAGCGAGGAACAGGTGGACGGTCTGCTGGCGGCCCTGGCTGAACTGGCGGCGTGATCCGGCTGGCGGTCAGGCGGGTGGGCTGCGGCCCGCCGCTGGTGTTGCTTCCCGGCTGGGCCATG comes from Methylomarinovum tepidoasis and encodes:
- a CDS encoding ComF family protein, whose protein sequence is MKVYHWLKAIQFHLLPPRCLLCGGPGRKPLDLCLACEAELPWIEHPCPVCARPLPTAAPACGACLRRPPPFERTVALWHYQPPVDHLMTAAKYRGLRPPLRLFGECLARRLDSAPRPDRLVPVPLHPRRLRQRGFNQSLEIARVVGQRLEIPLQPGLCRRIRLTPPQQGLSARDRRRNLRGAFAADPAVRGRHVALIDDVMTTGATVAEIALTLKRAGVIEVSVWVIARA
- the bioB gene encoding biotin synthase BioB; translated protein: MSAAELAPQDDLRHDWSREEILALFDEPFNDLLFQAQTVHRRHFDPNEVQVSTLLSIKTGGCPEDCAYCPQSGRYETGLERESLLPLDAVVEAARAAKAKGATRFCMGAAWRAPKDRDIEQVAEMVAQVKSLGLETCMTLGMLTADQARRLRQAGLDYYNHNLDTSPEYYPQIISTRTYEDRLRTLEHVREAGMAVCCGGIVGMGEDREDRAGLLQQLANLPKHPESVPINLLVQVEGTPLHGREALDPIEFVRTVAVARILMPASRVRLSAGRGDMSDEMQALCFLAGANSVFYGEKLLTTDNPEADADRRLFERLGLKFSGACH
- the bioF gene encoding 8-amino-7-oxononanoate synthase, encoding MRVTELSAALAARRAAGLYRHRHVLDSPQGAEVVVDGRRVVNFCSNDYLGLANHPKVVAAWRRGAEVYGVGSGASHLVCGHLRPHHALEEELAAFTGRDRALLFSTGYQANLGVIGALVARGGRVFEDRLNHASLLDGARLAGARLRRYPHGDLKVLERWLARGEEALIATDAVFSMDGDLAPLPQLAELARRHDAWFHVDDAHGFGVLGKTGAGTLSHFGLGQKQVPILMATLGKALGVFGAFVAGSGDLIEWLLQSARTYIYTTALPPALAEAARAALRLVRDEDWRRRHLQALIARFRRGAEQLGLPLLTSPTPIQPLVVGDNERALRWSRWLLERGYWVAPIRPPTVPAGSARLRITLSAAHSEEQVDGLLAALAELAA